A region of Salmo salar chromosome ssa17, Ssal_v3.1, whole genome shotgun sequence DNA encodes the following proteins:
- the LOC106575500 gene encoding putative ATP-dependent RNA helicase Pl10 isoform X3, translating into MSHVAVENLHGLEQQLAVLGLNNADGQGGGTGRTCYIPPHLRNQEASKIAADAFSRPSALSMAPGSYTPGGWDGGRNNGFVQNGYHDNRMNGGNRYNSGPPRMERGRGGGGFRGGRGGSYNPVQPMQNAGMFGVYDNKDGGGWNTTKDAYTSFAARPDRGKSAFFNNGGSAPRGSYPRGGFGGSGNSRWVEESRDDEDWSKPTQANERLEQELFAGGNTGINFDNYDDIPVEATGQNCPHHIDSFQDVEMGEIIMSNIALTRYTRPTPVQKYAIPIIKNKRDLMACAQTGSGKTAAFLLPVLSQIYTEGPGEALAAQKSGGQDNGKYGRRKQYPLALVLAPTRELALQIYEEARKFAYRSRVRPCVVYGGADIGQQIRDLERGCHLLVATPGRLVDMMERGKIGLDYCNYLVLDEADRMLDMGFEPQIRRIVEQDTMPPKGIRQTMMFSATFPKEIQILARDFLEEYIFLAVGRVGSTSENITQKVVWVEDGDKRSFLLDLLNATGKNSLTLVFVETKKGADALEDFLYREGYACTSIHGDRSQRDREEALHQFRSGRCPILVATAVAARGLDISNVKHVINFDLPSDIEEYVHRIGRTGRVGNLGLATSFFNDKNGNITKDLLDILVEAKQEVPSWLESLAYEHQHKSNTRGRSKRFTSGGFGARDYRQTSGGGSTGGFGGRGGRQPGGHGGNRGFGGGGKYPLKPHNGATFGCGFGGNFYSSDGYGGNYSHQGGVDWWGN; encoded by the exons ATGAGTCATGTGGCCGTCGAAAATTTACACGGTCTAGAACAGCAG CTTGCTGTCCTAGGCTTGAACAATGCTGACGGGCAGGGCGGAGGTACTGGCA GGACCTGTTACATTCCACCTCATTTACGGAACCAAGAGGCTTCCAAAATTG cAGCAGATGCTTTCTCTAGACCGAGCGCTTTGTCAATGGCACCAGGAAGCT ATACGCCTGGCGGTTGGGACGGTGGACGCAACAACGGCTTCGTGCAGAATGGTTACCACGACAACCGCATGAATGGGGGTAACCGGTACAACAGTGGCCCGCCTCGCATGGAGAGGGGCAGGGGGGGTGGAGGTTTCCGCGGTGGCAGGGGCGGGTCCTACAACCCGGTACAGCCTATGCAGAACGCCGGCATGTTTGGCGTCTACGACAACAAAGATGGCGGCGGGTGGAACACGACTAAAGATGCCTACACCAGCTTCGCCGCGCGTCCCGACAGGGGGAAGTCTGCTTTTTTCAACAACGGCGGGAGTGCGCCCCGAGGAAG TTATCCGCGTGGAGGGTTTGGAGGCAGTGGAAACAGCCGCTGGGTGGAGGAGTCCAGGGATGACGAGGACTGGTCCAAACCCACTCAGGCCAATGAGCGCCTGGAACA GGAGCTGTTCGCTGGTGGTAACACAGGGATTAACTTTGACAATTACGACGACATTCCCGTTGAGGCCACTGGCCAAAACTGCCCCCATCACATTGACAGC TTCCAAGatgtagagatgggagagatcATCATGAGCAACATCGCCCTGACCCGCTACACTCGGCCCACTCCGGTCCAGAAGTACGCTATTCCAATCATCAAGAACAAGAGGGACCTGATGGCCTGCGCCCAGACTG GTTCCGGTAAGACTGCCGCTTTCCTGTTGCCTGTACTGAGTCAGATCTACACTGAAGGCCCAGGAGAAGCCCTCGCTGCCCAGAAGTCTGGAGGACAGGACAACGGAAAGTATGGTCGCCGTAAGCAGTACCCCCTCGCTCTGGTCCTGGCCCCCACCAGAGAACTGGCCCTGCAGATCTACGAAGAGGCCAGAAAG TTTGCATACCGGTCCCGTGTGCGTCCTTGTGTGGTGTACGGAGGGGCTGACATTGGCCagcagatcagagacctggagcgAGGCTGTCACCTGCTGGTGGCTACACCTGGACGCCTGGTGGACATGATGGAGAGGGGCAAGATCGGCCTCGACTACTGCAA ttACCTGGTGCTGGATGAGGCTGACCGGATGTTGGACATGGGTTTTGAGCCCCAGATCAGACGCATCGTGGAGCAGGACACCATGCCCCCTAAAGGCATCCGTCAGACCATGATGTTCAGCGCTACCTTCCCCAAGGAGATCCAG ATCCTGGCGCGTGACTTCCTGGAGGAGTACATCTTCCTGGCGGTGGGACGCGTGGGCTCCACCTCAGAGAACATCACCCAGAAGGTGGTGTGGGTGGAGGACGGTGACAAGAGGTCCTTCCTCCTGGACCTGCTCAACGCTACAG GTAAGAATTCTCTGACGCTGGTGTTTGTGGAAACCAAGAAGGGAGCGGATGCCCTGGAGGACTTCCTGTACCGCGAGGGTTACGCTTGCACCAGTATCCATGGCGACCGCTCCCAGAGGGACCGAGAGGAGGCTCTGCACCAGTTCCGCTCGGGACGCTGCCCCATCCTGGTCGCCACGGCG GTGGCTGCCCGTGGCCTGGACATCTCCAATGTCAAGCACGTCATCAACTTTGACCTGCCCAGCGATATAGAGGAGTACGTCCACCGTATTGGCCGTACTGGACGTGTGGGCAACCTGG gtcTGGCCACGTCGTTCTTCAACGATAAGAACGGCAACATCACCAAGGACCTTCTGGACATCCTAGTGGAggccaaacaggaagtaccctcctGGCTTGAGAGCCTGGCCTATGAACACCAGCACAAGAGCAACACCCGCGGACGCTCCAAGAG GTTCACCTCTGGTGGCTTCGGAGCCAGGGACTACCGTCAGACCAGTGGCGGCGGCAGCACTGGAGGGTTCGGGGGTCGCGGTGGACGCCAGCCCGGTGGACATGGAGGAAACCGTGGATTTGGTGGCGGCGGTAAATATCCATTAAAACCTCACAATGGAGCAACATTTGGGT GTGGCTTTGGAGGCAACTTCTACAGCAGTGATGGCTATGGAGGAAACTACTCTCATCAGGGGGGAGTGGACTGGTGGGGCAACTAA
- the LOC106575500 gene encoding ATP-dependent RNA helicase DDX3X isoform X8, whose product MSHVAVENLHGLEQQLAVLGLNNADGQGGGTGRTCYIPPHLRNQEASKIDTPGGWDGGRNNGFVQNGYHDNRMNGGNRYNSGPPRMERGRGGGGFRGGRGGSYNPVQPMQNAGMFGVYDNKDGGGWNTTKDAYTSFAARPDRGKSAFFNNGGSAPRGSYPRGGFGGSGNSRWVEESRDDEDWSKPTQANERLEQELFAGGNTGINFDNYDDIPVEATGQNCPHHIDSFQDVEMGEIIMSNIALTRYTRPTPVQKYAIPIIKNKRDLMACAQTGSGKTAAFLLPVLSQIYTEGPGEALAAQKSGGQDNGKYGRRKQYPLALVLAPTRELALQIYEEARKFAYRSRVRPCVVYGGADIGQQIRDLERGCHLLVATPGRLVDMMERGKIGLDYCNYLVLDEADRMLDMGFEPQIRRIVEQDTMPPKGIRQTMMFSATFPKEIQILARDFLEEYIFLAVGRVGSTSENITQKVVWVEDGDKRSFLLDLLNATGKNSLTLVFVETKKGADALEDFLYREGYACTSIHGDRSQRDREEALHQFRSGRCPILVATAVAARGLDISNVKHVINFDLPSDIEEYVHRIGRTGRVGNLGLATSFFNDKNGNITKDLLDILVEAKQEVPSWLESLAYEHQHKSNTRGRSKRFTSGGFGARDYRQTSGGGSTGGFGGRGGRQPGGHGGNRGFGGGGGFGGNFYSSDGYGGNYSHQGGVDWWGN is encoded by the exons ATGAGTCATGTGGCCGTCGAAAATTTACACGGTCTAGAACAGCAG CTTGCTGTCCTAGGCTTGAACAATGCTGACGGGCAGGGCGGAGGTACTGGCA GGACCTGTTACATTCCACCTCATTTACGGAACCAAGAGGCTTCCAAAATTG ATACGCCTGGCGGTTGGGACGGTGGACGCAACAACGGCTTCGTGCAGAATGGTTACCACGACAACCGCATGAATGGGGGTAACCGGTACAACAGTGGCCCGCCTCGCATGGAGAGGGGCAGGGGGGGTGGAGGTTTCCGCGGTGGCAGGGGCGGGTCCTACAACCCGGTACAGCCTATGCAGAACGCCGGCATGTTTGGCGTCTACGACAACAAAGATGGCGGCGGGTGGAACACGACTAAAGATGCCTACACCAGCTTCGCCGCGCGTCCCGACAGGGGGAAGTCTGCTTTTTTCAACAACGGCGGGAGTGCGCCCCGAGGAAG TTATCCGCGTGGAGGGTTTGGAGGCAGTGGAAACAGCCGCTGGGTGGAGGAGTCCAGGGATGACGAGGACTGGTCCAAACCCACTCAGGCCAATGAGCGCCTGGAACA GGAGCTGTTCGCTGGTGGTAACACAGGGATTAACTTTGACAATTACGACGACATTCCCGTTGAGGCCACTGGCCAAAACTGCCCCCATCACATTGACAGC TTCCAAGatgtagagatgggagagatcATCATGAGCAACATCGCCCTGACCCGCTACACTCGGCCCACTCCGGTCCAGAAGTACGCTATTCCAATCATCAAGAACAAGAGGGACCTGATGGCCTGCGCCCAGACTG GTTCCGGTAAGACTGCCGCTTTCCTGTTGCCTGTACTGAGTCAGATCTACACTGAAGGCCCAGGAGAAGCCCTCGCTGCCCAGAAGTCTGGAGGACAGGACAACGGAAAGTATGGTCGCCGTAAGCAGTACCCCCTCGCTCTGGTCCTGGCCCCCACCAGAGAACTGGCCCTGCAGATCTACGAAGAGGCCAGAAAG TTTGCATACCGGTCCCGTGTGCGTCCTTGTGTGGTGTACGGAGGGGCTGACATTGGCCagcagatcagagacctggagcgAGGCTGTCACCTGCTGGTGGCTACACCTGGACGCCTGGTGGACATGATGGAGAGGGGCAAGATCGGCCTCGACTACTGCAA ttACCTGGTGCTGGATGAGGCTGACCGGATGTTGGACATGGGTTTTGAGCCCCAGATCAGACGCATCGTGGAGCAGGACACCATGCCCCCTAAAGGCATCCGTCAGACCATGATGTTCAGCGCTACCTTCCCCAAGGAGATCCAG ATCCTGGCGCGTGACTTCCTGGAGGAGTACATCTTCCTGGCGGTGGGACGCGTGGGCTCCACCTCAGAGAACATCACCCAGAAGGTGGTGTGGGTGGAGGACGGTGACAAGAGGTCCTTCCTCCTGGACCTGCTCAACGCTACAG GTAAGAATTCTCTGACGCTGGTGTTTGTGGAAACCAAGAAGGGAGCGGATGCCCTGGAGGACTTCCTGTACCGCGAGGGTTACGCTTGCACCAGTATCCATGGCGACCGCTCCCAGAGGGACCGAGAGGAGGCTCTGCACCAGTTCCGCTCGGGACGCTGCCCCATCCTGGTCGCCACGGCG GTGGCTGCCCGTGGCCTGGACATCTCCAATGTCAAGCACGTCATCAACTTTGACCTGCCCAGCGATATAGAGGAGTACGTCCACCGTATTGGCCGTACTGGACGTGTGGGCAACCTGG gtcTGGCCACGTCGTTCTTCAACGATAAGAACGGCAACATCACCAAGGACCTTCTGGACATCCTAGTGGAggccaaacaggaagtaccctcctGGCTTGAGAGCCTGGCCTATGAACACCAGCACAAGAGCAACACCCGCGGACGCTCCAAGAG GTTCACCTCTGGTGGCTTCGGAGCCAGGGACTACCGTCAGACCAGTGGCGGCGGCAGCACTGGAGGGTTCGGGGGTCGCGGTGGACGCCAGCCCGGTGGACATGGAGGAAACCGTGGATTTGGTGGCGGCG GTGGCTTTGGAGGCAACTTCTACAGCAGTGATGGCTATGGAGGAAACTACTCTCATCAGGGGGGAGTGGACTGGTGGGGCAACTAA
- the LOC106575500 gene encoding ATP-dependent RNA helicase DDX3X isoform X7 has translation MSHVAVENLHGLEQQLAVLGLNNADGQGGGTGNTPGGWDGGRNNGFVQNGYHDNRMNGGNRYNSGPPRMERGRGGGGFRGGRGGSYNPVQPMQNAGMFGVYDNKDGGGWNTTKDAYTSFAARPDRGKSAFFNNGGSAPRGSYPRGGFGGSGNSRWVEESRDDEDWSKPTQANERLEQELFAGGNTGINFDNYDDIPVEATGQNCPHHIDSFQDVEMGEIIMSNIALTRYTRPTPVQKYAIPIIKNKRDLMACAQTGSGKTAAFLLPVLSQIYTEGPGEALAAQKSGGQDNGKYGRRKQYPLALVLAPTRELALQIYEEARKFAYRSRVRPCVVYGGADIGQQIRDLERGCHLLVATPGRLVDMMERGKIGLDYCNYLVLDEADRMLDMGFEPQIRRIVEQDTMPPKGIRQTMMFSATFPKEIQILARDFLEEYIFLAVGRVGSTSENITQKVVWVEDGDKRSFLLDLLNATVIPSEVQDNAGENIEKPGKNSLTLVFVETKKGADALEDFLYREGYACTSIHGDRSQRDREEALHQFRSGRCPILVATAVAARGLDISNVKHVINFDLPSDIEEYVHRIGRTGRVGNLGLATSFFNDKNGNITKDLLDILVEAKQEVPSWLESLAYEHQHKSNTRGRSKRFTSGGFGARDYRQTSGGGSTGGFGGRGGRQPGGHGGNRGFGGGGKYPLKPHNGATFGCGFGGNFYSSDGYGGNYSHQGGVDWWGN, from the exons ATGAGTCATGTGGCCGTCGAAAATTTACACGGTCTAGAACAGCAG CTTGCTGTCCTAGGCTTGAACAATGCTGACGGGCAGGGCGGAGGTACTGGCA ATACGCCTGGCGGTTGGGACGGTGGACGCAACAACGGCTTCGTGCAGAATGGTTACCACGACAACCGCATGAATGGGGGTAACCGGTACAACAGTGGCCCGCCTCGCATGGAGAGGGGCAGGGGGGGTGGAGGTTTCCGCGGTGGCAGGGGCGGGTCCTACAACCCGGTACAGCCTATGCAGAACGCCGGCATGTTTGGCGTCTACGACAACAAAGATGGCGGCGGGTGGAACACGACTAAAGATGCCTACACCAGCTTCGCCGCGCGTCCCGACAGGGGGAAGTCTGCTTTTTTCAACAACGGCGGGAGTGCGCCCCGAGGAAG TTATCCGCGTGGAGGGTTTGGAGGCAGTGGAAACAGCCGCTGGGTGGAGGAGTCCAGGGATGACGAGGACTGGTCCAAACCCACTCAGGCCAATGAGCGCCTGGAACA GGAGCTGTTCGCTGGTGGTAACACAGGGATTAACTTTGACAATTACGACGACATTCCCGTTGAGGCCACTGGCCAAAACTGCCCCCATCACATTGACAGC TTCCAAGatgtagagatgggagagatcATCATGAGCAACATCGCCCTGACCCGCTACACTCGGCCCACTCCGGTCCAGAAGTACGCTATTCCAATCATCAAGAACAAGAGGGACCTGATGGCCTGCGCCCAGACTG GTTCCGGTAAGACTGCCGCTTTCCTGTTGCCTGTACTGAGTCAGATCTACACTGAAGGCCCAGGAGAAGCCCTCGCTGCCCAGAAGTCTGGAGGACAGGACAACGGAAAGTATGGTCGCCGTAAGCAGTACCCCCTCGCTCTGGTCCTGGCCCCCACCAGAGAACTGGCCCTGCAGATCTACGAAGAGGCCAGAAAG TTTGCATACCGGTCCCGTGTGCGTCCTTGTGTGGTGTACGGAGGGGCTGACATTGGCCagcagatcagagacctggagcgAGGCTGTCACCTGCTGGTGGCTACACCTGGACGCCTGGTGGACATGATGGAGAGGGGCAAGATCGGCCTCGACTACTGCAA ttACCTGGTGCTGGATGAGGCTGACCGGATGTTGGACATGGGTTTTGAGCCCCAGATCAGACGCATCGTGGAGCAGGACACCATGCCCCCTAAAGGCATCCGTCAGACCATGATGTTCAGCGCTACCTTCCCCAAGGAGATCCAG ATCCTGGCGCGTGACTTCCTGGAGGAGTACATCTTCCTGGCGGTGGGACGCGTGGGCTCCACCTCAGAGAACATCACCCAGAAGGTGGTGTGGGTGGAGGACGGTGACAAGAGGTCCTTCCTCCTGGACCTGCTCAACGCTACAG TCATTCCGAGCGAAGTTCAGGACAATGCAGGTGAAAACATAGAGAAACCTG GTAAGAATTCTCTGACGCTGGTGTTTGTGGAAACCAAGAAGGGAGCGGATGCCCTGGAGGACTTCCTGTACCGCGAGGGTTACGCTTGCACCAGTATCCATGGCGACCGCTCCCAGAGGGACCGAGAGGAGGCTCTGCACCAGTTCCGCTCGGGACGCTGCCCCATCCTGGTCGCCACGGCG GTGGCTGCCCGTGGCCTGGACATCTCCAATGTCAAGCACGTCATCAACTTTGACCTGCCCAGCGATATAGAGGAGTACGTCCACCGTATTGGCCGTACTGGACGTGTGGGCAACCTGG gtcTGGCCACGTCGTTCTTCAACGATAAGAACGGCAACATCACCAAGGACCTTCTGGACATCCTAGTGGAggccaaacaggaagtaccctcctGGCTTGAGAGCCTGGCCTATGAACACCAGCACAAGAGCAACACCCGCGGACGCTCCAAGAG GTTCACCTCTGGTGGCTTCGGAGCCAGGGACTACCGTCAGACCAGTGGCGGCGGCAGCACTGGAGGGTTCGGGGGTCGCGGTGGACGCCAGCCCGGTGGACATGGAGGAAACCGTGGATTTGGTGGCGGCGGTAAATATCCATTAAAACCTCACAATGGAGCAACATTTGGGT GTGGCTTTGGAGGCAACTTCTACAGCAGTGATGGCTATGGAGGAAACTACTCTCATCAGGGGGGAGTGGACTGGTGGGGCAACTAA
- the LOC106575500 gene encoding ATP-dependent RNA helicase DDX3X isoform X6: MSHVAVENLHGLEQQLAVLGLNNADGQGGGTGRTCYIPPHLRNQEASKIDTPGGWDGGRNNGFVQNGYHDNRMNGGNRYNSGPPRMERGRGGGGFRGGRGGSYNPVQPMQNAGMFGVYDNKDGGGWNTTKDAYTSFAARPDRGKSAFFNNGGSAPRGSYPRGGFGGSGNSRWVEESRDDEDWSKPTQANERLEQELFAGGNTGINFDNYDDIPVEATGQNCPHHIDSFQDVEMGEIIMSNIALTRYTRPTPVQKYAIPIIKNKRDLMACAQTGSGKTAAFLLPVLSQIYTEGPGEALAAQKSGGQDNGKYGRRKQYPLALVLAPTRELALQIYEEARKFAYRSRVRPCVVYGGADIGQQIRDLERGCHLLVATPGRLVDMMERGKIGLDYCNYLVLDEADRMLDMGFEPQIRRIVEQDTMPPKGIRQTMMFSATFPKEIQILARDFLEEYIFLAVGRVGSTSENITQKVVWVEDGDKRSFLLDLLNATGKNSLTLVFVETKKGADALEDFLYREGYACTSIHGDRSQRDREEALHQFRSGRCPILVATAVAARGLDISNVKHVINFDLPSDIEEYVHRIGRTGRVGNLGLATSFFNDKNGNITKDLLDILVEAKQEVPSWLESLAYEHQHKSNTRGRSKRFTSGGFGARDYRQTSGGGSTGGFGGRGGRQPGGHGGNRGFGGGGKYPLKPHNGATFGCGFGGNFYSSDGYGGNYSHQGGVDWWGN; this comes from the exons ATGAGTCATGTGGCCGTCGAAAATTTACACGGTCTAGAACAGCAG CTTGCTGTCCTAGGCTTGAACAATGCTGACGGGCAGGGCGGAGGTACTGGCA GGACCTGTTACATTCCACCTCATTTACGGAACCAAGAGGCTTCCAAAATTG ATACGCCTGGCGGTTGGGACGGTGGACGCAACAACGGCTTCGTGCAGAATGGTTACCACGACAACCGCATGAATGGGGGTAACCGGTACAACAGTGGCCCGCCTCGCATGGAGAGGGGCAGGGGGGGTGGAGGTTTCCGCGGTGGCAGGGGCGGGTCCTACAACCCGGTACAGCCTATGCAGAACGCCGGCATGTTTGGCGTCTACGACAACAAAGATGGCGGCGGGTGGAACACGACTAAAGATGCCTACACCAGCTTCGCCGCGCGTCCCGACAGGGGGAAGTCTGCTTTTTTCAACAACGGCGGGAGTGCGCCCCGAGGAAG TTATCCGCGTGGAGGGTTTGGAGGCAGTGGAAACAGCCGCTGGGTGGAGGAGTCCAGGGATGACGAGGACTGGTCCAAACCCACTCAGGCCAATGAGCGCCTGGAACA GGAGCTGTTCGCTGGTGGTAACACAGGGATTAACTTTGACAATTACGACGACATTCCCGTTGAGGCCACTGGCCAAAACTGCCCCCATCACATTGACAGC TTCCAAGatgtagagatgggagagatcATCATGAGCAACATCGCCCTGACCCGCTACACTCGGCCCACTCCGGTCCAGAAGTACGCTATTCCAATCATCAAGAACAAGAGGGACCTGATGGCCTGCGCCCAGACTG GTTCCGGTAAGACTGCCGCTTTCCTGTTGCCTGTACTGAGTCAGATCTACACTGAAGGCCCAGGAGAAGCCCTCGCTGCCCAGAAGTCTGGAGGACAGGACAACGGAAAGTATGGTCGCCGTAAGCAGTACCCCCTCGCTCTGGTCCTGGCCCCCACCAGAGAACTGGCCCTGCAGATCTACGAAGAGGCCAGAAAG TTTGCATACCGGTCCCGTGTGCGTCCTTGTGTGGTGTACGGAGGGGCTGACATTGGCCagcagatcagagacctggagcgAGGCTGTCACCTGCTGGTGGCTACACCTGGACGCCTGGTGGACATGATGGAGAGGGGCAAGATCGGCCTCGACTACTGCAA ttACCTGGTGCTGGATGAGGCTGACCGGATGTTGGACATGGGTTTTGAGCCCCAGATCAGACGCATCGTGGAGCAGGACACCATGCCCCCTAAAGGCATCCGTCAGACCATGATGTTCAGCGCTACCTTCCCCAAGGAGATCCAG ATCCTGGCGCGTGACTTCCTGGAGGAGTACATCTTCCTGGCGGTGGGACGCGTGGGCTCCACCTCAGAGAACATCACCCAGAAGGTGGTGTGGGTGGAGGACGGTGACAAGAGGTCCTTCCTCCTGGACCTGCTCAACGCTACAG GTAAGAATTCTCTGACGCTGGTGTTTGTGGAAACCAAGAAGGGAGCGGATGCCCTGGAGGACTTCCTGTACCGCGAGGGTTACGCTTGCACCAGTATCCATGGCGACCGCTCCCAGAGGGACCGAGAGGAGGCTCTGCACCAGTTCCGCTCGGGACGCTGCCCCATCCTGGTCGCCACGGCG GTGGCTGCCCGTGGCCTGGACATCTCCAATGTCAAGCACGTCATCAACTTTGACCTGCCCAGCGATATAGAGGAGTACGTCCACCGTATTGGCCGTACTGGACGTGTGGGCAACCTGG gtcTGGCCACGTCGTTCTTCAACGATAAGAACGGCAACATCACCAAGGACCTTCTGGACATCCTAGTGGAggccaaacaggaagtaccctcctGGCTTGAGAGCCTGGCCTATGAACACCAGCACAAGAGCAACACCCGCGGACGCTCCAAGAG GTTCACCTCTGGTGGCTTCGGAGCCAGGGACTACCGTCAGACCAGTGGCGGCGGCAGCACTGGAGGGTTCGGGGGTCGCGGTGGACGCCAGCCCGGTGGACATGGAGGAAACCGTGGATTTGGTGGCGGCGGTAAATATCCATTAAAACCTCACAATGGAGCAACATTTGGGT GTGGCTTTGGAGGCAACTTCTACAGCAGTGATGGCTATGGAGGAAACTACTCTCATCAGGGGGGAGTGGACTGGTGGGGCAACTAA
- the LOC106575500 gene encoding putative ATP-dependent RNA helicase Pl10 isoform X9, translated as MNGGNRYNSGPPRMERGRGGGGFRGGRGGSYNPVQPMQNAGMFGVYDNKDGGGWNTTKDAYTSFAARPDRGKSAFFNNGGSAPRGSYPRGGFGGSGNSRWVEESRDDEDWSKPTQANERLEQELFAGGNTGINFDNYDDIPVEATGQNCPHHIDSFQDVEMGEIIMSNIALTRYTRPTPVQKYAIPIIKNKRDLMACAQTGSGKTAAFLLPVLSQIYTEGPGEALAAQKSGGQDNGKYGRRKQYPLALVLAPTRELALQIYEEARKFAYRSRVRPCVVYGGADIGQQIRDLERGCHLLVATPGRLVDMMERGKIGLDYCNYLVLDEADRMLDMGFEPQIRRIVEQDTMPPKGIRQTMMFSATFPKEIQILARDFLEEYIFLAVGRVGSTSENITQKVVWVEDGDKRSFLLDLLNATVIPSEVQDNAGENIEKPGKNSLTLVFVETKKGADALEDFLYREGYACTSIHGDRSQRDREEALHQFRSGRCPILVATAVAARGLDISNVKHVINFDLPSDIEEYVHRIGRTGRVGNLGLATSFFNDKNGNITKDLLDILVEAKQEVPSWLESLAYEHQHKSNTRGRSKRFTSGGFGARDYRQTSGGGSTGGFGGRGGRQPGGHGGNRGFGGGGKYPLKPHNGATFGCGFGGNFYSSDGYGGNYSHQGGVDWWGN; from the exons ATGAATGGGGGTAACCGGTACAACAGTGGCCCGCCTCGCATGGAGAGGGGCAGGGGGGGTGGAGGTTTCCGCGGTGGCAGGGGCGGGTCCTACAACCCGGTACAGCCTATGCAGAACGCCGGCATGTTTGGCGTCTACGACAACAAAGATGGCGGCGGGTGGAACACGACTAAAGATGCCTACACCAGCTTCGCCGCGCGTCCCGACAGGGGGAAGTCTGCTTTTTTCAACAACGGCGGGAGTGCGCCCCGAGGAAG TTATCCGCGTGGAGGGTTTGGAGGCAGTGGAAACAGCCGCTGGGTGGAGGAGTCCAGGGATGACGAGGACTGGTCCAAACCCACTCAGGCCAATGAGCGCCTGGAACA GGAGCTGTTCGCTGGTGGTAACACAGGGATTAACTTTGACAATTACGACGACATTCCCGTTGAGGCCACTGGCCAAAACTGCCCCCATCACATTGACAGC TTCCAAGatgtagagatgggagagatcATCATGAGCAACATCGCCCTGACCCGCTACACTCGGCCCACTCCGGTCCAGAAGTACGCTATTCCAATCATCAAGAACAAGAGGGACCTGATGGCCTGCGCCCAGACTG GTTCCGGTAAGACTGCCGCTTTCCTGTTGCCTGTACTGAGTCAGATCTACACTGAAGGCCCAGGAGAAGCCCTCGCTGCCCAGAAGTCTGGAGGACAGGACAACGGAAAGTATGGTCGCCGTAAGCAGTACCCCCTCGCTCTGGTCCTGGCCCCCACCAGAGAACTGGCCCTGCAGATCTACGAAGAGGCCAGAAAG TTTGCATACCGGTCCCGTGTGCGTCCTTGTGTGGTGTACGGAGGGGCTGACATTGGCCagcagatcagagacctggagcgAGGCTGTCACCTGCTGGTGGCTACACCTGGACGCCTGGTGGACATGATGGAGAGGGGCAAGATCGGCCTCGACTACTGCAA ttACCTGGTGCTGGATGAGGCTGACCGGATGTTGGACATGGGTTTTGAGCCCCAGATCAGACGCATCGTGGAGCAGGACACCATGCCCCCTAAAGGCATCCGTCAGACCATGATGTTCAGCGCTACCTTCCCCAAGGAGATCCAG ATCCTGGCGCGTGACTTCCTGGAGGAGTACATCTTCCTGGCGGTGGGACGCGTGGGCTCCACCTCAGAGAACATCACCCAGAAGGTGGTGTGGGTGGAGGACGGTGACAAGAGGTCCTTCCTCCTGGACCTGCTCAACGCTACAG TCATTCCGAGCGAAGTTCAGGACAATGCAGGTGAAAACATAGAGAAACCTG GTAAGAATTCTCTGACGCTGGTGTTTGTGGAAACCAAGAAGGGAGCGGATGCCCTGGAGGACTTCCTGTACCGCGAGGGTTACGCTTGCACCAGTATCCATGGCGACCGCTCCCAGAGGGACCGAGAGGAGGCTCTGCACCAGTTCCGCTCGGGACGCTGCCCCATCCTGGTCGCCACGGCG GTGGCTGCCCGTGGCCTGGACATCTCCAATGTCAAGCACGTCATCAACTTTGACCTGCCCAGCGATATAGAGGAGTACGTCCACCGTATTGGCCGTACTGGACGTGTGGGCAACCTGG gtcTGGCCACGTCGTTCTTCAACGATAAGAACGGCAACATCACCAAGGACCTTCTGGACATCCTAGTGGAggccaaacaggaagtaccctcctGGCTTGAGAGCCTGGCCTATGAACACCAGCACAAGAGCAACACCCGCGGACGCTCCAAGAG GTTCACCTCTGGTGGCTTCGGAGCCAGGGACTACCGTCAGACCAGTGGCGGCGGCAGCACTGGAGGGTTCGGGGGTCGCGGTGGACGCCAGCCCGGTGGACATGGAGGAAACCGTGGATTTGGTGGCGGCGGTAAATATCCATTAAAACCTCACAATGGAGCAACATTTGGGT GTGGCTTTGGAGGCAACTTCTACAGCAGTGATGGCTATGGAGGAAACTACTCTCATCAGGGGGGAGTGGACTGGTGGGGCAACTAA